A genomic window from Acidobacteriota bacterium includes:
- a CDS encoding MBL fold metallo-hydrolase, translating to MQVRFWGVRGSTPTPQPENLRYGGNTSCVEVRINGHLYIFDCGTGFRVLGKSLSKEFQGKGFHAHIFLSHFHWDHIQGIPFFVPLYENKENYFFFHSSSRTRGLQRAIEEQMSDPYFPVDMTEMAAHRNFYDIEEDKIAFDDCTVQSMWLNHPQGCLGFRIETEDKVVVYATDNEPGHPVFDKNVRKLAQGADVLIYDAQYLPDQYEASKRGWGHSHWREAVNIVMEAGVKELVLFHHDPDHSDTRIDSIVKTAGEHYPKVRAASEGMEIKL from the coding sequence TTGCAGGTCAGATTCTGGGGCGTCCGCGGTTCAACGCCCACGCCGCAACCCGAGAACCTTCGCTACGGAGGCAACACCTCCTGCGTCGAGGTCCGCATCAACGGACACCTCTACATCTTCGACTGCGGCACCGGCTTCCGCGTGCTCGGCAAATCGCTCTCCAAGGAATTCCAGGGCAAGGGTTTCCACGCCCACATCTTCCTCTCGCACTTCCATTGGGACCACATCCAAGGCATCCCCTTCTTCGTCCCGCTCTACGAGAACAAGGAAAACTATTTCTTCTTCCACTCCTCCAGCCGCACGCGCGGCCTGCAGCGCGCCATCGAGGAGCAGATGAGCGACCCGTACTTCCCCGTGGACATGACGGAGATGGCTGCCCACCGCAACTTCTACGACATCGAAGAAGACAAGATCGCTTTCGACGACTGCACCGTGCAGTCGATGTGGCTGAACCATCCGCAAGGCTGCCTCGGCTTCCGCATCGAGACCGAGGACAAAGTGGTGGTCTACGCCACCGACAACGAGCCCGGCCATCCCGTCTTCGATAAGAACGTGCGCAAGCTGGCGCAGGGCGCCGACGTCCTCATCTACGACGCGCAGTACCTGCCCGACCAGTACGAGGCCTCGAAGCGCGGCTGGGGACACAGCCATTGGCGCGAAGCGGTGAACATCGTGATGGAAGCGGGGGTGAAGGAACTGGTGCTCTTCCACCACGACCCCGACCACTCCGACACCCGCATCGATTCCATCGTCAAGACCGCCGGCGAGCACTATCCCAAGGTGCGTGCCGCGTCGGAAGGCATGGAAATAAAGCTGTAG
- a CDS encoding Glu/Leu/Phe/Val dehydrogenase, producing the protein MRTISMEQEINPWESQAARFDLAAQKLNLDEGLWKILRYPTREIIVHIPVQMDDGRIEVFTGFRVQHSIARGPSKGGIRYAPDVTLDEVRALASWMTWKCAVVNIPFGGAKGGVICDPKKLSMGELERITRRYTAELVEFIGPEKDIPAPDVGTNEQTMAWIMDTYSMHTRQTCTAVVTGKPVTMGGSRGRKEATGRGVMIVANEALKKLGMNIEETRVIVQGFGNVGSNAAKLMHDAGYKIIGVGEWDGGLFNPDGIDIDKLLDHQQRNGTIVGFSGAEARSTADLLTTDCDILIPAATENQITSQNAERVKAKILIEGANGPTTAAADDILAENRVFVVPDILANAGGVTASYFEWVQDRQGYFWKESVVNEQLEHIMVSSFEDVVRYAETHNVNNRIAAYMLAIDRVQFTIRQRGIYA; encoded by the coding sequence ATGCGAACCATTTCCATGGAGCAGGAGATCAACCCCTGGGAATCCCAGGCGGCGCGGTTCGACCTGGCGGCGCAGAAGCTCAACCTCGATGAAGGTTTGTGGAAGATCCTGCGCTATCCCACGCGCGAGATCATCGTGCACATCCCGGTGCAGATGGATGACGGCCGCATCGAGGTCTTCACCGGCTTCCGGGTGCAGCATTCCATCGCGCGCGGCCCGTCGAAGGGTGGCATCCGCTACGCGCCTGACGTCACGCTCGATGAAGTCCGCGCTCTGGCCAGTTGGATGACGTGGAAGTGCGCGGTGGTGAACATCCCCTTCGGCGGCGCCAAGGGTGGCGTGATCTGCGATCCCAAAAAGCTCTCCATGGGCGAACTCGAGCGCATCACGCGCCGCTACACCGCCGAGCTGGTGGAGTTCATCGGCCCGGAAAAAGACATTCCCGCTCCCGACGTGGGCACCAACGAGCAGACCATGGCCTGGATCATGGACACCTATTCCATGCACACCCGCCAGACCTGCACCGCGGTGGTCACCGGCAAGCCCGTCACCATGGGCGGCTCGCGCGGCCGCAAGGAAGCCACCGGACGCGGCGTGATGATCGTGGCCAACGAGGCGCTCAAGAAGCTGGGGATGAACATCGAAGAGACGCGCGTGATCGTGCAGGGCTTCGGCAACGTGGGCTCGAACGCCGCCAAGCTGATGCACGACGCGGGCTACAAGATCATCGGCGTGGGCGAATGGGATGGCGGCCTCTTCAACCCGGACGGCATCGACATCGACAAACTGCTCGACCACCAGCAGCGCAACGGCACCATCGTCGGATTCTCCGGCGCCGAAGCGCGTTCCACCGCCGATCTGCTCACTACCGATTGCGACATCCTGATCCCCGCCGCCACCGAGAACCAGATCACCAGCCAGAACGCCGAGCGGGTGAAGGCAAAGATCCTGATCGAAGGCGCCAACGGCCCCACCACCGCCGCCGCGGACGACATCCTGGCGGAGAACAGGGTCTTCGTCGTCCCCGACATCCTCGCCAACGCCGGCGGCGTGACCGCCAGCTACTTCGAGTGGGTGCAGGACCGCCAGGGATACTTCTGGAAAGAATCGGTGGTCAACGAACAGCTCGAGCACATCATGGTCAGCTCGTTCGAAGACGTGGTGCGCTACGCCGAGACGCACAACGTGAACAACCGCATCGCCGCCTACATGCTGGCCATCGATCGCGTGCAGTTCACCATCCGGCAGCGCGGCATATACGCCTAG
- a CDS encoding PilZ domain-containing protein gives MATKAQTDKRATRRFPLSLPVAMKVQSKERGEMVSETRDVSARGVFFYMESAPAEGSEVEFTLTLPPEITLTEALRIHCSGRVVRVDKDKGEGTRFGIAAAIDKYDLSSEN, from the coding sequence ATGGCCACGAAAGCACAGACCGATAAGCGCGCCACCCGCCGCTTTCCGCTCAGCTTGCCGGTGGCGATGAAGGTGCAGAGCAAGGAAAGAGGCGAGATGGTCTCGGAGACGCGGGACGTGAGCGCGCGCGGCGTCTTTTTCTACATGGAGAGCGCGCCCGCCGAAGGCAGCGAGGTCGAGTTCACGCTTACCCTGCCGCCGGAGATCACGCTGACCGAAGCACTGCGTATCCATTGCTCGGGACGCGTGGTGCGCGTGGATAAGGATAAGGGCGAAGGCACCCGGTTCGGCATCGCCGCCGCCATCGACAAATACGATCTCTCCAGCGAGAATTAG
- a CDS encoding aminodeoxychorismate/anthranilate synthase component II — MIFILDNYDSFTYNLVQYFGELGERVEVRRNDQTTPAEIERLAPSHIVVSPGPCTPQEAGISIDVIRYFAGKRPVLGVCLGHQAIGAAFGGRVVRAEKLMHGKTSAVEHDGQTIFRGLPSPFTATRYHSLIVAEKGLPKELEITARVVQAGARPPDDVGVIMGVRHRTMKVEGVQFHPESVLTENGKALLKNFLAL, encoded by the coding sequence ATGATCTTCATATTGGACAACTACGATTCCTTCACCTACAACCTGGTGCAGTATTTTGGCGAGTTGGGGGAGCGGGTCGAAGTGCGGCGCAATGACCAGACCACGCCGGCGGAGATCGAGCGGCTCGCGCCCTCGCACATCGTGGTCTCGCCCGGGCCATGCACGCCGCAAGAGGCGGGGATATCCATCGACGTCATCCGTTATTTCGCCGGCAAGCGGCCGGTGCTGGGCGTTTGTCTCGGACACCAAGCCATCGGCGCGGCCTTTGGCGGCAGAGTCGTGCGCGCGGAGAAGCTGATGCACGGCAAGACCAGCGCGGTGGAGCACGATGGCCAGACCATCTTCCGCGGACTGCCCTCGCCCTTCACCGCCACCCGCTACCACTCGCTCATCGTCGCGGAAAAAGGTTTGCCGAAGGAGCTCGAGATCACGGCGCGCGTCGTCCAGGCGGGGGCCCGGCCGCCTGACGATGTGGGCGTCATTATGGGCGTGCGTCATCGGACGATGAAGGTCGAGGGCGTGCAGTTCCATCCTGAAAGCGTGCTCACCGAGAATGGGAAAGCGCTGCTCAAGAATTTCCTGGCGCTGTAG
- the trpE gene encoding anthranilate synthase component I: MLTPDQATFERLAADHTLVPVARTISADLETPVSAFLSLAAAEPYAFLLESVEGGERIGRYTFLGARPYMVVTARGDELRVAHMKSDHVRSRRKAAKSIRKPKQSVFEVVAGLLAEHRVAQVAGLPPFTGGAVGYFAYDAVRRLEKLPARAQDDLHLPDCVLMFFDRLLAFDHVKHQLHLIATVDVRGQKPRQAYDRAVRELDEMERALLAGIAKRHGAGRKPIAKPLKPRATTPRARFLKSVGKVKDYIAAGDVFQTVLSQRLELEPGVPPFDIYRALRAVNPSPYMYFLRLGETHVLGSSPEMLVKVTGRQLEYHPIAGTRPRSPDDAEDRRLEQELRHDEKERAEHVMLVDLGRNDLGRVSEYGSVEVRNLMYVERYSHVMHLVSHLVGRLRPELSALDAFAACFPAGTLTGAPKVRAMEIIEELEPVRRGVYGGAVLYADFAGNLDSCIAIRTMLMQGKRAYVQAGAGIVADSVAESEYEECVNKASAVIRAVEIARSGG; the protein is encoded by the coding sequence ATGCTCACCCCCGATCAAGCCACCTTCGAGCGCCTGGCCGCGGACCATACCCTGGTGCCGGTGGCGCGCACTATCAGCGCCGACCTGGAGACGCCGGTGTCAGCCTTCCTCAGCCTGGCGGCGGCAGAGCCTTACGCCTTTCTGCTGGAATCGGTGGAGGGTGGCGAGCGCATCGGGCGCTACACCTTTCTCGGCGCCAGGCCTTACATGGTAGTCACCGCGCGCGGGGACGAGCTGCGCGTCGCTCATATGAAGAGCGACCACGTGCGGAGCAGGCGTAAGGCGGCGAAGTCCATCAGGAAACCAAAGCAAAGCGTCTTTGAGGTGGTCGCCGGGTTGCTCGCCGAACATCGCGTGGCGCAGGTCGCCGGGCTGCCTCCGTTCACCGGCGGAGCCGTCGGCTACTTCGCTTACGACGCGGTGCGACGCCTGGAAAAACTTCCCGCGCGGGCGCAGGACGATCTTCATCTTCCGGACTGCGTGCTGATGTTCTTCGATCGCCTGCTCGCCTTCGACCACGTGAAGCATCAGCTCCATCTGATCGCGACGGTCGATGTTCGCGGACAGAAGCCGCGCCAAGCCTACGACCGGGCCGTGCGCGAGCTCGACGAGATGGAGCGGGCGCTGCTTGCCGGCATCGCCAAGCGTCATGGCGCCGGGCGCAAGCCGATCGCGAAGCCCCTGAAGCCGCGCGCCACCACCCCGCGCGCGCGCTTCCTGAAGTCGGTCGGCAAAGTGAAGGACTACATCGCTGCCGGCGACGTCTTCCAAACCGTGCTCTCGCAGCGCCTCGAGCTGGAGCCCGGCGTGCCGCCGTTCGATATCTATCGCGCGCTGCGCGCGGTGAATCCCTCGCCCTATATGTACTTCCTGCGCCTGGGCGAGACGCACGTGCTGGGCTCCTCCCCGGAGATGCTGGTGAAGGTGACCGGGCGGCAGCTCGAATACCATCCCATCGCGGGGACGCGGCCGCGCAGTCCTGACGACGCGGAAGATCGCCGGCTCGAGCAAGAGCTGCGCCATGACGAGAAAGAGCGCGCCGAGCACGTGATGCTCGTCGACCTGGGCCGCAATGACCTGGGACGGGTGAGCGAATACGGCAGCGTCGAAGTCCGCAACCTGATGTACGTGGAGCGCTACTCGCACGTGATGCATCTCGTCTCGCATCTCGTGGGACGACTGCGCCCGGAGTTGAGCGCGCTCGATGCCTTTGCCGCCTGCTTTCCCGCCGGCACCCTGACCGGCGCGCCCAAGGTGCGCGCCATGGAGATCATCGAAGAGTTGGAGCCGGTGCGCCGGGGCGTCTACGGCGGGGCGGTCCTGTATGCGGATTTTGCCGGGAATCTCGATTCCTGCATCGCCATCCGCACGATGCTGATGCAGGGCAAGCGAGCTTACGTGCAGGCGGGCGCGGGCATCGTGGCCGACAGCGTCGCGGAATCGGAATACGAAGAGTGCGTCAACAAGGCCAGTGCCGTCATCCGCGCGGTCGAGATTGCGCGTAGCGGTGGGTAG